In one window of Thermodesulforhabdaceae bacterium DNA:
- a CDS encoding sodium-translocating pyrophosphatase, with product MELSQILMFALGCGLLSVVYALFTAAWVVKLPAGSEKMQMISDAIHEGAKAFLNREYKTVAMVGVVLAAALVYLGKFVALGFVLGAFGSALAGYIGMMVTVRANVRTAEAAKAGLDSALKVAFRGGSVTGLMVVGLGLLSIAGYYVIVKSMAPIDEAFHALVGLGFGCSLMSVFARIAGGIYTKAADVGADLVGKVEAGIPEDDPRNAAVIADNVGDNVGDCAGMAADLYETYVVTVVAAMLLAKTVYGPQSLWVEFPLLIGGVSILASIIGTFFVRLGKSQYIMGALYKGLAVSAVLAAIAFYFVSQWFLKLPNVQPAFTPMGVFLTAVIGVILTGLIVMITEYFTSKSFKPVQHIAASSLTGHATNIIAGLAVSMKSTSLPVLAISAAIIGAYYLGGGFSGSPGGGLFAIALSAVSMLSMTGIVVAIDSYGPITDNAGGIAEMAELPDSVRAVTDPLDAVGNTTKAVTKGYAIGSAGLAALVLFAEYSRSFGESIAFDLSNPKVLVGLFIGGLLPFLFGSLLMEAVGRAAGGVVEEVRRQFREIPGIMEGTARPEYGKCVDIVTKSAIKEMMIPALLPVATPLLVGFLIGKEALGGVLIGSIVTGLFQAIAMTSGGGAWDNAKKYIEDGAFGGKGSDAHKAAVTGDTVGDPYKDTAGPAINPMIKVVNIVALLIVPLLK from the coding sequence ATGGAGTTAAGCCAGATTTTGATGTTTGCTTTGGGATGTGGTTTGCTTAGTGTCGTCTATGCGCTTTTTACAGCCGCGTGGGTTGTTAAGCTTCCCGCCGGATCTGAAAAAATGCAGATGATTTCAGATGCTATTCATGAAGGAGCCAAGGCCTTTCTGAACCGTGAGTATAAGACGGTTGCAATGGTTGGCGTTGTGCTCGCAGCAGCGCTAGTCTATCTAGGAAAATTCGTGGCTCTCGGATTCGTACTCGGTGCTTTCGGCTCCGCTCTTGCCGGCTACATTGGAATGATGGTTACGGTTAGAGCTAACGTGAGAACAGCAGAAGCAGCAAAAGCCGGTCTTGATTCGGCTCTCAAAGTAGCCTTCAGAGGCGGTTCAGTTACGGGACTTATGGTAGTGGGTCTTGGTCTTTTGAGCATCGCCGGCTACTATGTTATAGTCAAATCTATGGCCCCCATAGATGAAGCTTTTCACGCTCTCGTTGGTCTCGGATTCGGTTGTTCGCTCATGAGCGTCTTCGCTCGAATCGCCGGTGGTATTTACACCAAGGCTGCCGACGTCGGAGCCGACCTTGTCGGTAAAGTTGAAGCGGGTATTCCCGAGGACGATCCTCGAAATGCCGCAGTAATCGCCGATAACGTGGGTGACAATGTTGGTGACTGCGCAGGTATGGCCGCTGACCTTTATGAAACTTACGTTGTTACCGTTGTTGCGGCAATGCTTCTTGCCAAAACCGTTTATGGACCCCAGAGTCTTTGGGTTGAATTTCCGCTCCTTATCGGTGGCGTATCTATCCTTGCTTCAATTATAGGCACCTTCTTTGTTCGCCTTGGAAAGAGCCAGTATATCATGGGTGCTCTCTATAAGGGTCTTGCTGTATCCGCTGTCCTGGCAGCAATAGCATTTTATTTTGTTTCTCAGTGGTTCCTTAAGCTCCCCAACGTCCAGCCTGCCTTTACTCCAATGGGCGTCTTCTTGACCGCGGTTATAGGTGTTATCCTGACCGGTCTTATTGTTATGATAACCGAATACTTTACGTCCAAGAGCTTCAAGCCGGTTCAGCATATTGCAGCGTCCAGCTTGACTGGCCATGCAACCAACATTATTGCAGGTCTTGCAGTTAGCATGAAGTCAACCAGTCTTCCAGTGCTTGCCATCAGTGCCGCTATTATAGGTGCCTATTACCTTGGTGGTGGTTTTTCCGGTAGCCCCGGTGGCGGTCTCTTTGCTATCGCTCTTTCTGCCGTATCAATGCTCTCCATGACGGGTATCGTGGTTGCCATCGACTCCTATGGTCCGATCACCGATAATGCTGGCGGTATTGCCGAAATGGCTGAGCTGCCCGACAGCGTCCGCGCTGTAACTGATCCTCTTGATGCCGTAGGAAATACCACAAAGGCGGTTACCAAAGGATACGCAATCGGATCTGCCGGATTGGCAGCTCTCGTACTCTTCGCCGAATACTCCAGATCTTTCGGCGAAAGCATTGCTTTCGACCTCTCCAACCCGAAGGTGCTCGTTGGTCTTTTCATTGGCGGCTTGCTCCCATTCCTCTTTGGATCGCTCCTTATGGAAGCCGTTGGTAGAGCTGCGGGTGGCGTTGTTGAAGAAGTTCGACGTCAGTTCCGCGAAATTCCTGGCATTATGGAAGGAACTGCTCGTCCTGAATATGGAAAATGCGTTGATATCGTTACCAAGAGCGCCATTAAGGAAATGATGATTCCTGCGCTTCTGCCCGTGGCGACTCCTCTTCTCGTTGGCTTCCTTATTGGTAAGGAAGCTCTCGGTGGTGTTCTTATTGGAAGCATCGTAACAGGTCTTTTCCAGGCTATTGCTATGACCAGCGGTGGTGGTGCTTGGGACAATGCCAAAAAATACATCGAAGATGGTGCTTTCGGTGGCAAGGGATCTGATGCTCATAAGGCTGCCGTAACCGGCGACACCGTGGGCGACCCCTACAAAGACACCGCAGGTCCTGCCATCAACCC